One genomic window of Pseudomonas sp. LFM046 includes the following:
- a CDS encoding NADP-dependent glyceraldehyde-3-phosphate dehydrogenase produces the protein MTHNNNLDALFPTADQIPERYRPGAPIEQREYLVNGELLRWDGSLAAVRSPIYLAGDQGDAQVVLGSTPLLDADAALAALDAAVTAYDHGQGLWPTMRVAERIQHVEKFLARMREQREAVVRLLMWEIGKNLKDSEKEFDRTCDYIVDTIEALKELDRRSSRFELEQGTLGQIRRVPLGVALCMGPYNYPLNETFTTLIPALIMGNTVVFKPAKFGVLLIRPLLEAFRDSFPAGVINIIYGRGRETVSAIMASGKVDVFAFIGTHSGAADLKKLHPRPHRLRAALGLDAKNPGIVLPKVDLDNAVSEAITGALSFNGQRCTALKILFVHEDVIDPFLDKFCARLAKLKPGMPWEEGVALTPLPEPGKVDFLNTLLEDAVAKGARVVNPGGGSHRQSFFYPAVLSPVSPDMRLYNEEQFGPLIPVVPYRELDEVIDYVLHSDYGQQLSLFGNDPAQVGRLVDAFANQVGRININAQCQRGPDTFPFNGRKNSAEGTLSVHDALRVFSIRTLVATKFQEDNKQLVSDIIRNRESNFLTTDYIF, from the coding sequence ATGACCCACAACAACAACCTCGACGCCCTGTTCCCCACTGCCGACCAGATCCCCGAACGCTATCGCCCCGGCGCGCCCATCGAGCAGCGCGAATATTTGGTGAACGGCGAACTGCTGCGCTGGGACGGCTCGCTGGCCGCGGTGCGCAGCCCGATCTACCTGGCCGGCGACCAGGGCGATGCACAAGTGGTGCTGGGCAGCACGCCGCTGCTGGATGCCGACGCCGCCCTGGCCGCGCTGGACGCCGCAGTGACCGCCTATGACCACGGCCAGGGCCTGTGGCCGACGATGCGGGTCGCCGAGCGCATCCAGCACGTGGAGAAATTCCTCGCCCGCATGCGCGAGCAGCGTGAAGCGGTGGTCAGGCTGCTGATGTGGGAAATCGGCAAGAACCTCAAGGATTCGGAGAAGGAGTTCGATCGCACCTGCGATTACATCGTCGACACCATCGAGGCGCTCAAGGAGCTGGATCGCCGTTCCAGCCGCTTCGAGCTGGAACAGGGCACCCTTGGCCAGATCCGCCGCGTGCCCCTGGGCGTGGCGCTGTGCATGGGGCCCTACAACTACCCGCTGAACGAGACCTTCACCACGCTGATTCCGGCGCTGATCATGGGCAACACCGTGGTGTTCAAACCGGCCAAGTTCGGCGTGCTGCTGATCCGTCCGTTGCTGGAAGCCTTCCGCGACAGCTTCCCGGCTGGCGTCATCAACATCATCTACGGCCGTGGCCGCGAGACCGTCAGCGCCATCATGGCCAGCGGCAAGGTGGATGTGTTCGCCTTCATCGGCACCCACTCGGGCGCTGCCGACCTGAAGAAGCTGCACCCGCGCCCGCACCGCCTGCGCGCCGCCCTGGGCCTGGACGCCAAGAACCCCGGCATCGTCCTGCCCAAGGTCGATCTGGACAACGCGGTCAGCGAAGCCATCACCGGCGCGCTGTCCTTCAACGGCCAGCGCTGCACGGCGCTGAAGATCCTCTTCGTCCACGAAGACGTGATCGACCCCTTCCTCGACAAATTCTGCGCCAGGCTGGCCAAGCTCAAGCCCGGAATGCCCTGGGAGGAGGGCGTCGCCCTGACGCCTCTGCCTGAGCCGGGCAAGGTCGATTTCCTCAATACGCTGCTGGAAGATGCCGTGGCCAAGGGTGCCAGGGTGGTCAATCCGGGAGGCGGCAGCCATCGGCAGAGCTTTTTCTACCCCGCCGTGCTGAGCCCGGTCAGTCCGGACATGCGTCTCTACAACGAAGAACAGTTCGGTCCGCTGATTCCGGTGGTGCCCTACCGCGAGCTGGATGAGGTGATCGACTACGTCCTGCACTCCGACTACGGCCAGCAGCTCAGCCTGTTCGGCAACGATCCGGCGCAGGTGGGGCGCCTGGTGGACGCCTTCGCCAACCAGGTGGGCCGGATCAACATCAACGCCCAGTGCCAGCGTGGCCCGGACACCTTCCCCTTCAACGGCCGCAAGAACTCGGCGGAGGGGACGCTGTCGGTACATGACGCCCTGCGCGTGTTCTCCATCCGCACCCTGGTGGCGACGAAGTTCCAGGAGGACAACAAGCAGCTGGTCAGCGACATCATCCGCAATCGCGAGTCGAACTTCCTGACTACTGATTACATCTTCTGA
- a CDS encoding shikimate 5-dehydrogenase, whose product MPRPISRDTRLCMSLSGRPGNFGTRFHNYLYEALDLDFIYKAFTTTDLPAAIGGIRALGIRGCAVSMPFKEACIPLLDELDASASAIDSVNTIVADNGRLKGYNTDYSAVASLLASHGVPRDIDFALRGSGGMAKAVASALRDSGFRHGRIIARNAAAGPALAESCGYEWQPELGEARPRMLVNVTPLGMEGGPEANALAFTRQQVEAAEWVFDVVALPVETPLIRLARELGKPVITGAEVIVLQAVEQFVLYTGIRPEAGLIEKAAAYARAV is encoded by the coding sequence ATGCCCCGCCCCATCAGCCGGGACACCCGGCTCTGCATGTCGCTGTCCGGCCGCCCCGGCAACTTCGGCACGCGCTTCCACAACTACCTCTACGAAGCCCTCGATCTCGACTTCATCTACAAGGCCTTCACCACCACCGACCTGCCGGCGGCCATTGGTGGCATCCGCGCCCTGGGCATTCGCGGTTGCGCGGTCTCCATGCCGTTCAAGGAGGCCTGCATCCCGCTGCTGGATGAGCTGGACGCCTCGGCGTCGGCCATCGATTCGGTCAACACCATCGTTGCCGACAACGGCCGGTTGAAGGGTTACAACACCGACTACAGCGCCGTGGCCAGTCTGCTGGCGAGCCACGGCGTGCCCCGGGATATCGACTTTGCCCTGCGCGGCAGCGGCGGTATGGCCAAGGCGGTGGCCAGCGCCTTGCGCGACAGCGGTTTCCGCCATGGCCGCATCATTGCCCGCAACGCCGCCGCCGGCCCGGCCCTGGCTGAAAGCTGTGGCTACGAATGGCAGCCGGAACTGGGCGAAGCGCGCCCGCGGATGCTGGTCAATGTCACCCCACTGGGGATGGAAGGCGGACCGGAGGCCAATGCCCTGGCCTTTACCCGGCAACAGGTCGAAGCAGCGGAATGGGTCTTCGATGTCGTGGCCCTGCCGGTGGAAACCCCGCTGATCCGTCTCGCCCGCGAGCTGGGCAAGCCGGTGATCACCGGCGCCGAGGTGATCGTGCTGCAGGCGGTGGAGCAGTTCGTGCTCTACACCGGCATCCGGCCGGAGGCGGGGTTGATCGAGAAGGCAGCGGCGTACGCAAGGGCGGTGTAG
- a CDS encoding MarR family transcriptional regulator, translating into MSPKKRLNRYNPASDDFKKEEFPFYWIARVYGRYNMAMEKTLKKIDLDIPRWRILFILKENGQSSISEISEHAIAKLSTVTKIVYRMKDDGLVDTAPCSSDGRVTQVTITDKGRHMVEEIQVNTAHIFTNSFKDLTEAQITKLNGTLEKIYANLPED; encoded by the coding sequence ATGAGCCCGAAGAAGCGCCTCAACCGTTACAACCCCGCCAGCGACGACTTCAAGAAGGAAGAATTCCCCTTCTACTGGATCGCCCGCGTCTACGGCCGCTACAACATGGCCATGGAAAAGACACTGAAGAAGATCGACCTGGACATCCCGCGCTGGCGCATCCTCTTCATCCTCAAGGAGAACGGCCAGTCGAGCATCTCGGAGATTTCCGAGCACGCCATCGCCAAGCTCTCCACCGTCACCAAGATCGTCTACCGCATGAAGGACGACGGCCTGGTGGACACCGCGCCTTGCAGCAGCGACGGCCGCGTCACCCAGGTGACCATCACCGATAAGGGCCGGCACATGGTGGAAGAGATCCAGGTGAACACCGCGCACATTTTCACCAACAGCTTCAAGGACCTCACCGAAGCCCAGATCACCAAGCTCAACGGCACCCTGGAAAAGATCTACGCGAACCTGCCGGAGGATTGA
- a CDS encoding amidase, whose product MTIVVEKLALGSTGRTVMVKDTIDIAGHPTRASSRALDDAPDAECHAEVVQALLNAGCRITAKTGLHELAFGTTGLNAWTGTAENPRYPGRIPGGSSSGSAAAVAAGLCDFSLGTDTGGSVRVPAACCGVFGLKPSFGRISRAGVMPAETSLDCVGPFAASIHLLIEAMSAIDPSLKALPSVEGIRIGVVPVEANPEVLAAVDTALGASGFALESLPLPGMQAAYDAGLAIINRETWNACGHLVETGRVGADVAARLLAARNTTDADLAAAERCRAAFTAEVDAALARCPILALPTMPDYPALVADAFDTRAAVGMTAFVRPFNLTGHPALSIPFEGASKLPVGLQLVAAKGADELLLAVARELVQRLEQ is encoded by the coding sequence ATGACGATAGTGGTCGAGAAGCTGGCGCTGGGTAGCACGGGGCGGACTGTCATGGTGAAGGACACCATCGACATCGCCGGCCACCCCACCCGCGCTTCCAGCCGTGCCCTGGACGATGCACCGGATGCCGAGTGCCATGCCGAGGTGGTCCAGGCGCTGCTGAATGCGGGCTGCCGCATCACCGCCAAGACCGGCCTGCACGAGTTGGCTTTCGGAACCACCGGCCTGAACGCCTGGACCGGCACTGCCGAGAACCCGCGTTACCCCGGCCGCATCCCGGGCGGCTCCTCCAGCGGTTCCGCCGCCGCCGTGGCCGCCGGCCTCTGTGACTTCTCCCTGGGAACCGATACCGGTGGCTCGGTGCGGGTGCCGGCGGCCTGCTGCGGTGTGTTCGGCCTGAAGCCCAGCTTCGGCCGCATCAGCCGCGCCGGAGTGATGCCAGCCGAGACCTCCCTGGATTGCGTCGGCCCCTTCGCCGCCAGCATCCACCTGCTGATCGAAGCCATGTCGGCCATCGACCCGTCGCTCAAGGCGCTGCCGTCGGTGGAAGGCATCCGCATCGGCGTGGTGCCGGTGGAGGCCAACCCGGAAGTGCTGGCCGCCGTGGACACCGCCCTGGGGGCCTCTGGCTTCGCCCTCGAATCCCTGCCGTTGCCCGGCATGCAGGCCGCCTATGACGCGGGCCTGGCCATCATCAACCGGGAAACCTGGAACGCCTGCGGCCACCTGGTGGAAACCGGACGGGTGGGCGCCGATGTCGCCGCCCGCCTGCTCGCCGCGCGGAACACCACCGACGCCGACCTGGCTGCCGCCGAACGCTGCCGCGCCGCCTTCACCGCCGAGGTGGATGCCGCCCTGGCCCGCTGCCCGATCCTTGCCTTGCCGACCATGCCGGATTACCCGGCGCTGGTGGCGGATGCCTTTGACACCCGTGCGGCCGTCGGCATGACCGCCTTCGTGCGGCCTTTCAATCTCACTGGCCACCCGGCACTGAGCATTCCCTTCGAGGGCGCCTCGAAGCTGCCGGTGGGCCTGCAACTCGTTGCCGCCAAGGGCGCGGATGAACTGCTGCTGGCAGTCGCCCGCGAGCTCGTGCAGCGCCTCGAACAATAA
- a CDS encoding acyl-CoA dehydrogenase family protein — MSSLSELDYQHPAPITASEGFQALLADIRERALREEFDRQKFISQDVIERFKALGVYRALVPTRFGGDQRSPMEFCQMVEDISAADGSAGWVASFGMNPVYLAALPLATLEQVYANGPDVVFAGGIFPPQPAAFVDGGLEVHGRWKFSSGCMGASLIGVGISPKNGDTVGLPRLAVMPREKVKIEETWDVVGLIGTGSHDVVIDGVVVPEDWTFVRGGPSNLDEPMFRYPSLSFATQVLSVVGLGVARAALDYLSGLASGRFSVTGAPALADRPLAQMQMAKAEAELRAARAWFYEAMEDAWASVVAGDPVSVEQTNLLRLSSTHATRVSAEVARTAQMLSGMTGVYRDSPLSRFVNDTLVITQHAFMGDMTYQNAGAIFFGNKPLPGYL; from the coding sequence ATGTCTTCGCTAAGCGAGCTGGATTACCAGCACCCCGCCCCCATTACCGCGAGTGAAGGATTCCAGGCACTGCTCGCCGACATCCGCGAGCGTGCCCTGCGCGAGGAATTCGACCGGCAGAAATTCATTTCCCAGGACGTGATCGAACGCTTCAAGGCACTCGGCGTCTACCGTGCCCTGGTGCCCACCCGCTTCGGCGGCGATCAGCGCTCGCCCATGGAGTTCTGCCAGATGGTCGAGGACATCTCCGCCGCCGACGGTTCCGCCGGCTGGGTCGCCAGCTTCGGCATGAACCCGGTGTACCTGGCGGCGCTGCCCCTGGCGACCCTGGAACAGGTCTACGCCAATGGCCCGGACGTGGTCTTCGCCGGCGGCATCTTCCCGCCCCAGCCGGCGGCTTTCGTCGACGGCGGCCTGGAAGTGCACGGGCGCTGGAAGTTCTCCAGCGGCTGCATGGGCGCCAGCCTGATCGGTGTCGGCATCAGCCCGAAGAACGGTGACACCGTCGGCCTGCCGCGCCTGGCCGTGATGCCGCGCGAAAAGGTGAAGATCGAGGAAACCTGGGACGTGGTCGGCCTGATCGGCACCGGCAGCCATGACGTGGTGATCGACGGCGTGGTGGTGCCCGAGGACTGGACCTTCGTCCGCGGCGGCCCGTCCAACCTCGACGAGCCGATGTTCCGTTACCCGTCCCTGTCCTTCGCCACCCAGGTGCTGTCCGTGGTGGGGCTGGGCGTCGCCCGCGCCGCCCTGGACTACCTCTCCGGCCTGGCCAGCGGCCGCTTTTCCGTCACCGGCGCCCCGGCCCTGGCCGACCGCCCGCTGGCGCAGATGCAGATGGCCAAGGCCGAGGCCGAACTGCGCGCCGCCCGTGCCTGGTTCTACGAGGCCATGGAAGACGCCTGGGCCAGCGTGGTGGCCGGTGATCCGGTGAGCGTCGAGCAGACCAACCTGCTGCGCCTGTCCTCCACCCACGCCACCCGCGTATCCGCCGAAGTGGCGCGCACCGCGCAGATGCTCTCCGGCATGACCGGCGTGTACCGGGACAGCCCGCTGTCGCGCTTCGTCAACGACACCCTGGTGATCACCCAGCACGCCTTCATGGGCGACATGACCTACCAGAACGCCGGGGCGATCTTCTTCGGCAACAAGCCGCTGCCCGGCTACCTGTGA
- a CDS encoding nuclear transport factor 2 family protein, translated as MSQALEARLRQLESEHAVRTCMNRYMALCDALDARTPLDELAGLFTFDAVWEGKGAKYAKSFGGYQGREAIRAMFATYVVAPAHFALNVHFLCSELIRVEGAQATGSWVMLQTSTFASGASHLNAARLTVKFREEEGAWRMAHFQTENLFSRPVEAWNSDAHLPVPGKNGE; from the coding sequence ATGAGCCAAGCCCTCGAAGCCCGACTGCGCCAGCTGGAAAGCGAACATGCCGTGCGCACCTGCATGAACCGCTACATGGCGCTATGCGACGCCCTGGACGCGCGCACGCCCCTGGACGAACTGGCCGGCCTGTTCACCTTTGATGCCGTCTGGGAAGGCAAGGGCGCCAAGTACGCCAAGAGCTTCGGCGGCTACCAGGGCCGTGAGGCGATCCGCGCCATGTTCGCCACCTACGTGGTGGCGCCGGCGCACTTCGCCCTGAACGTGCACTTCCTCTGCTCGGAGCTGATTCGCGTGGAGGGTGCGCAAGCCACCGGCAGCTGGGTGATGTTGCAGACCTCCACCTTTGCCAGCGGCGCCTCGCACCTTAACGCGGCACGCCTGACGGTGAAGTTCCGCGAGGAGGAGGGCGCCTGGCGCATGGCCCATTTCCAGACCGAGAACCTGTTCAGCCGGCCGGTGGAGGCGTGGAACAGCGACGCGCACCTGCCAGTGCCGGGCAAGAACGGCGAATGA
- a CDS encoding aromatic ring-hydroxylating dioxygenase subunit alpha yields the protein MTNLIESVNLASSPADLVLHDRVHTALYTDARLFDEELEKVFYSTWVWVAHASEIPEAGSYKSTYIGKQPVIVVRDRKKDVHVLLNRCRHRGATVCEHKKGKTNSFVCPYHGWSYALDGSLRGVPHPESYADCLDKGELPLVSLRVEQYNGMIFATFKDDIEPLVDFLGPARKWIDLFMKQGAGYGVKVSGEHRFRFPGNWKIQLENTTDAYHFPLVHKSFLSSVDEQTLELFDFVKGPGYVEDLGNGHSVMVMIPELVDLEADLDKPIPERFEALAEELRAEGIEEQQVRRIVRAVGGSGFNLNLFPNVACSMAFFRVLQPISVNETEIHHAVITMDGGPAVANRYRLRLHEHFQGPMGFGTPDDSEAWERVQKGAQAGTDLWIMLNRGLPGEKESEDGLISDVSAETGMRAAYQQWKKMMSA from the coding sequence GTGACCAACCTGATCGAAAGCGTGAACCTGGCCAGCTCGCCGGCCGACCTGGTGCTGCACGACCGCGTGCACACCGCCCTCTACACCGACGCCCGCCTCTTCGACGAGGAGCTGGAGAAGGTCTTCTACAGCACCTGGGTCTGGGTCGCCCACGCCAGCGAGATTCCCGAGGCCGGCAGCTACAAGAGCACCTACATCGGCAAGCAGCCGGTAATCGTCGTGCGTGACCGCAAGAAGGACGTGCACGTGCTGCTCAACCGTTGCCGCCACCGTGGCGCCACCGTTTGCGAGCACAAGAAGGGCAAGACCAACAGCTTCGTCTGCCCCTACCACGGCTGGAGCTACGCCCTGGACGGCAGCCTGCGCGGTGTGCCGCACCCGGAAAGCTACGCCGACTGCCTGGACAAGGGCGAACTGCCCCTGGTGAGCCTGCGCGTCGAGCAATACAACGGCATGATCTTCGCCACCTTCAAGGACGACATCGAGCCGCTGGTGGACTTCCTCGGCCCGGCCAGGAAGTGGATCGACCTGTTCATGAAGCAGGGCGCCGGCTACGGCGTGAAAGTGTCCGGTGAGCACCGCTTCCGCTTCCCCGGCAACTGGAAGATCCAGCTGGAAAACACCACCGACGCCTACCACTTCCCGCTGGTGCACAAGTCGTTCCTGTCCTCGGTGGACGAGCAGACCCTGGAACTCTTCGACTTCGTGAAGGGACCGGGCTACGTCGAAGACCTTGGCAACGGCCACAGCGTGATGGTGATGATCCCCGAGCTGGTGGACCTGGAAGCCGACCTGGACAAGCCGATTCCCGAGCGCTTCGAAGCCCTGGCCGAGGAGCTGCGCGCCGAAGGCATCGAAGAACAGCAGGTGCGCCGTATCGTCCGCGCCGTCGGCGGTTCCGGCTTCAACCTCAACCTGTTCCCCAACGTGGCCTGCTCCATGGCCTTCTTCCGCGTGCTGCAGCCGATCTCGGTGAACGAGACTGAAATCCACCACGCGGTCATCACCATGGACGGCGGCCCGGCCGTGGCCAACCGCTACCGCCTGCGCCTGCACGAACACTTCCAGGGCCCCATGGGCTTCGGCACCCCGGACGACTCCGAAGCCTGGGAGCGCGTGCAGAAGGGCGCCCAGGCCGGCACCGACCTCTGGATCATGCTCAACCGCGGCCTGCCCGGTGAGAAAGAGAGCGAGGACGGGCTGATCAGCGACGTGAGCGCCGAGACCGGCATGCGTGCGGCCTATCAGCAGTGGAAAAAGATGATGTCGGCGTGA
- a CDS encoding aromatic-ring-hydroxylating dioxygenase subunit beta: MNLELLNHVSAFIWQEADMLDHGEFDAWLNLWTDKGTYIIPIDPTETDFENTLNYAYDDHHMRQLRVQRLIGGESISTSPRARTVRALSRFRVLGEEDGVVTVRCAQNLREFRKDVLKHYTADITFQLKREGEGFKIQRKLIQLINSTDTLAGIGYIL; the protein is encoded by the coding sequence ATGAACCTTGAATTGCTCAATCACGTCAGCGCCTTCATCTGGCAGGAAGCGGACATGCTCGACCACGGCGAATTCGACGCCTGGTTGAACCTGTGGACCGACAAGGGCACCTACATCATCCCGATCGATCCCACCGAGACCGACTTCGAGAACACCCTGAACTACGCCTACGACGACCACCACATGCGCCAGCTGCGCGTGCAGCGTCTGATCGGCGGTGAGTCCATCTCCACCAGTCCGCGTGCCCGTACCGTGCGCGCCCTGTCGCGCTTCCGCGTGCTCGGCGAGGAAGACGGCGTGGTGACCGTGCGCTGCGCACAGAACCTGCGGGAATTCCGCAAGGACGTGCTCAAGCACTACACCGCCGACATCACCTTCCAGCTCAAGCGCGAAGGCGAGGGCTTCAAGATCCAGCGCAAGCTGATCCAGCTCATCAATTCCACCGACACCCTGGCGGGTATCGGTTACATCCTCTGA
- a CDS encoding SDR family NAD(P)-dependent oxidoreductase produces MTQVALVTGAAQGLGLAIASRLFAAGYAVAITDLSLERAQAAADRLDPSGQRSLALKLDVASKADFEVALAATLERFGALHVAVNNAAMTMTTPVMQISPEEFDRVLSLNTRSVFVGCQVFGAHMAAAGYGRIVNMASLAGQNGGTATGAHYAASKGAIVTLTKIFAKELAAGGVTVNAIAPGPIESPAVRAAVPPERMEGLLANIPVKRLGDADFLGDLVVQLARPEAYFTTGATWDVNGGLFMR; encoded by the coding sequence ATGACCCAAGTAGCTTTGGTAACCGGCGCGGCGCAAGGCCTGGGCCTCGCCATCGCCAGCCGTCTGTTCGCCGCCGGTTACGCGGTGGCGATCACCGACCTGTCGCTGGAGCGCGCCCAGGCCGCCGCCGACAGGCTCGACCCGAGTGGCCAGCGCAGCCTGGCGCTGAAACTCGACGTGGCCAGCAAGGCTGACTTCGAAGTGGCCCTGGCGGCGACGCTGGAACGCTTCGGCGCCCTGCACGTGGCGGTGAACAACGCCGCCATGACCATGACGACGCCTGTGATGCAGATCAGCCCGGAGGAGTTCGACCGCGTCCTCAGCCTCAACACCCGCAGCGTGTTCGTCGGTTGCCAGGTGTTCGGTGCGCACATGGCGGCGGCCGGCTACGGGCGGATCGTCAACATGGCCTCCCTGGCCGGGCAGAACGGCGGCACCGCCACCGGCGCGCACTACGCCGCGTCCAAGGGCGCCATCGTCACCCTGACCAAGATCTTCGCCAAGGAGCTGGCGGCCGGCGGTGTCACCGTCAACGCCATCGCCCCGGGGCCCATCGAGTCCCCGGCGGTGCGCGCGGCAGTGCCGCCGGAGCGCATGGAAGGGCTGCTCGCCAACATTCCGGTCAAGCGCCTGGGCGATGCCGATTTCCTCGGCGACCTGGTGGTGCAGCTGGCGCGTCCGGAAGCCTATTTCACGACCGGGGCGACCTGGGATGTGAATGGAGGCCTCTTCATGCGCTGA
- a CDS encoding PDR/VanB family oxidoreductase, whose product MSEQVLNLVVRKRVEQGEGVVILDLADPSGRPLPAFDAGAHVDIHLKPGLVRQYSLCGDPANASVYRLGVLRDPASRGGSVAVHELLQEGSEVAIGAPRNLFPLAAGASRSILIGGGIGITPMIAMAHELTAKDSAFELHYCGRSRSRTAFLDELQSAAFAACVRTHFDDEDAAQKLDLPAVLGQPAEGVHVYVCGPAGFMDWVIAEARKAGYADDHIHREYFQVEVDASGESFEVVAQRSGKTVQVAEGQSILDALAGVGIKIEISCEQGVCGTCLCDVLEGEPDHRDVYLTDDEKAANDQILVCCSRAKSKKLVLDI is encoded by the coding sequence ATGAGTGAGCAAGTGTTGAATCTGGTGGTCCGCAAGCGGGTGGAGCAGGGCGAGGGCGTGGTAATCCTCGACCTTGCCGACCCGTCGGGCAGACCCCTGCCGGCGTTCGACGCCGGCGCCCATGTGGATATCCACCTCAAGCCAGGCCTGGTGCGCCAGTACTCCCTTTGCGGTGACCCGGCCAACGCCTCCGTCTACCGCCTGGGCGTGCTGCGCGACCCGGCTTCCCGTGGTGGTTCGGTTGCGGTCCACGAACTGCTGCAGGAAGGCAGCGAGGTCGCCATCGGCGCACCGCGCAACCTGTTCCCCCTGGCGGCCGGCGCGAGCCGCTCGATCCTCATCGGCGGTGGCATCGGCATCACCCCGATGATCGCCATGGCTCACGAGCTGACCGCGAAGGACAGCGCCTTCGAGCTGCACTATTGCGGCCGCTCGCGCAGCCGTACCGCCTTCCTCGACGAACTGCAAAGCGCCGCCTTCGCCGCCTGCGTGCGCACTCACTTCGACGATGAAGACGCCGCGCAGAAGCTCGATCTGCCCGCCGTGCTGGGTCAGCCCGCCGAGGGCGTGCATGTGTACGTCTGTGGCCCCGCCGGGTTCATGGACTGGGTGATCGCCGAGGCGCGCAAAGCCGGCTACGCGGATGATCACATCCATCGCGAGTACTTCCAGGTGGAAGTGGATGCCAGCGGCGAGAGCTTCGAAGTGGTCGCCCAGCGCAGCGGCAAGACCGTGCAGGTGGCCGAGGGTCAGAGCATCCTCGACGCGCTGGCCGGTGTCGGCATCAAGATCGAGATTTCCTGCGAACAGGGCGTCTGCGGCACCTGCTTGTGTGACGTGCTGGAAGGCGAGCCGGACCACCGCGACGTCTACCTGACCGATGACGAGAAGGCCGCCAACGACCAGATCCTGGTCTGCTGCTCGCGGGCCAAATCAAAAAAACTGGTGCTGGACATCTGA
- a CDS encoding flavin reductase, with amino-acid sequence MVDTTGFRNAMALLGGAVSVITTDGAAGRFGFTASAVCSVTDQPPTLLVCMNRSSFANGHFKQNGVLSVNVLTAELKEISAVFANRELDSEQRFARASWSTLESGSPLLDDALVSFDCRIAQAHEVGSHTIFYCEVLGIVHGKNQEGLVYFNRAYHRLGDASRSAC; translated from the coding sequence ATGGTCGATACCACTGGATTCCGTAATGCCATGGCGCTGCTGGGCGGCGCCGTTTCCGTCATCACCACCGATGGTGCCGCCGGACGCTTCGGCTTTACCGCCTCGGCGGTGTGCAGCGTCACCGACCAGCCGCCGACGCTGCTGGTGTGCATGAACCGCTCCTCGTTCGCCAACGGACATTTCAAGCAGAACGGCGTGCTCAGCGTGAATGTGCTGACCGCCGAGCTGAAGGAGATTTCCGCCGTGTTCGCCAACCGCGAGCTGGACTCCGAGCAACGCTTCGCCCGCGCCAGCTGGAGCACCCTGGAAAGTGGCTCCCCGCTGCTGGACGACGCCCTGGTGAGCTTCGACTGCCGCATCGCCCAGGCCCATGAAGTGGGTTCGCACACCATCTTCTACTGCGAGGTGCTGGGGATCGTTCATGGCAAGAACCAGGAAGGCCTGGTGTATTTCAATCGCGCCTACCATCGCCTGGGCGATGCCTCGCGTTCGGCCTGCTGA
- a CDS encoding LysR family transcriptional regulator, translated as MELRHLRYFQALAETLNFTRAAERLHIAQPPLSRQIQQLEDELGVALLDRGRPLRLTEAGRFFHEHSSTLLEQLAKVCDNTRRIGSGEKAWLGIGFAPSTLYGVLPDLIRRLRSDAGLELGLSEMTTLQQVDSLKAGRIDVGFGRIHINDPAIQQQVLTLDPLVAALPAGHPLLPGPVSLTDLAQEPFVLYPGNPRPSYADHVLSLFAAYGLQIEVAQWTNELQTAIGLVAAGIGITLVPASVQVLHRIDIGYASLQEAQATSPIIISRRVGDASPALTHCLSLIEELSEGRIG; from the coding sequence ATGGAACTTCGCCACCTGCGCTACTTCCAGGCGCTTGCCGAAACCCTCAATTTCACCCGCGCCGCCGAGCGCCTGCACATCGCCCAACCGCCGCTGAGCCGGCAGATCCAGCAGCTGGAAGACGAATTGGGGGTAGCCCTTCTGGACCGTGGCCGCCCCCTGCGCCTGACCGAGGCCGGACGTTTTTTCCACGAGCATTCCAGCACCCTCCTCGAGCAACTGGCGAAGGTCTGTGACAATACCCGCCGGATTGGATCGGGCGAAAAGGCCTGGCTCGGCATTGGCTTCGCCCCCTCCACCCTCTACGGCGTGCTTCCCGATCTGATCCGCCGCCTGCGCAGCGATGCCGGCCTGGAGCTGGGCCTGTCGGAGATGACCACCCTGCAACAGGTGGACTCCCTCAAGGCCGGGCGCATCGACGTTGGCTTCGGCCGTATCCACATCAACGATCCGGCAATCCAGCAGCAGGTGCTGACCCTCGACCCGCTGGTGGCCGCCCTGCCTGCCGGGCATCCGTTATTGCCCGGCCCGGTAAGCCTCACCGACCTCGCCCAGGAGCCCTTCGTGCTCTATCCGGGCAATCCGCGCCCCAGCTATGCCGACCATGTGCTGTCGCTGTTCGCCGCCTACGGCCTGCAGATCGAGGTGGCGCAGTGGACCAACGAACTGCAGACCGCCATCGGCCTGGTCGCCGCCGGCATCGGCATCACCCTGGTGCCGGCCTCGGTGCAGGTGCTGCACCGCATCGACATCGGCTACGCCAGCCTGCAGGAAGCCCAGGCCACCTCCCCCATCATCATCAGCCGCCGCGTGGGCGACGCCTCGCCGGCGCTGACCCATTGCCTGTCATTGATCGAAGAACTGTCCGAAGGGCGGATCGGCTAG